Proteins found in one Exiguobacterium sp. 9-2 genomic segment:
- a CDS encoding MIP/aquaporin family protein, producing the protein MSPLLAEFLGTALLVALGNGVGAGVSLTKSFAKDAGWIVITFAWGFAVAIAAYAVGQFSGAHLNPAVTLGLAFDGSFAWADVPGYIVAQIAGGILGASLVFVHYLPHWAETKDPATKLGVFATSPAIPYTFANLMSEMIATFLLVIGLLSIGANKFSDGLNPLIVGFLIVSLGMSFGGTTGYAMNPARDLGPRIAHFILPIHGKGSSNWGYSWIPVLGPVLGGSLGGLFYRSVFTGKDTPAFWIVGLVTIIILGLCYRFGVRPNKTTSVKSKSA; encoded by the coding sequence ATGTCACCTTTATTAGCAGAATTTTTAGGTACAGCCTTGCTAGTCGCGCTTGGAAATGGTGTTGGCGCAGGCGTTAGCTTAACGAAATCGTTCGCGAAGGACGCAGGATGGATCGTCATCACGTTTGCATGGGGATTTGCCGTAGCGATTGCCGCGTATGCCGTTGGTCAATTCAGTGGGGCACACCTTAATCCAGCAGTGACGCTTGGTTTAGCATTTGACGGCTCATTTGCATGGGCGGATGTACCAGGCTATATCGTCGCTCAAATCGCCGGCGGGATATTAGGTGCAAGTCTTGTTTTCGTGCACTACTTACCACATTGGGCGGAAACGAAGGATCCAGCAACGAAGCTTGGCGTCTTTGCAACGTCTCCAGCGATTCCATACACATTTGCTAATCTAATGAGTGAAATGATTGCGACGTTCTTACTTGTTATCGGGTTGTTATCAATCGGAGCGAATAAGTTCTCGGATGGTCTGAATCCTCTAATTGTCGGCTTCTTGATCGTCAGCCTCGGTATGTCATTCGGAGGTACGACAGGATATGCGATGAACCCGGCGCGGGACCTTGGTCCTCGTATTGCCCATTTCATCCTACCGATTCATGGAAAAGGATCATCGAATTGGGGTTACTCTTGGATTCCGGTTCTTGGACCAGTTCTTGGTGGAAGTCTTGGCGGATTGTTTTATCGTTCGGTCTTCACAGGAAAAGATACACCGGCTTTTTGGATTGTAGGACTTGTGACAATCATCATATTAGGCTTATGCTATAGATTCGGTGTTCGTCCGAACAAAACAACGTCAGTGAAGTCAAAGTCAGCTTAA
- the glpK gene encoding glycerol kinase GlpK translates to MENYILSLDQGTTSTRAILFNRAGEIVHSAQQEFTQYFPKPGWVEHNANEIWGSVLAVVATCLTEANIKPSQIAGIGITNQRETAVVWEKETGKPIHNAVVWQSRQTAEICEALRAAGHAELFREKTGLLIDAYFSGTKVKWILDHVEGARARAERGELLFGTIDTWLIWKLSGGKAHVTDYSNASRTLMYNIHELKWDDELLDILDVPKAMLPEVRPSSEVYAETAGYHFFGEAVPIAGAAGDQQAALFGQACFDTGMAKNTYGTGCFMLMNTGEEAVKSDHGLLTTIAWGVDGKVEYALEGSIFVAGSAIQWLRDGLRIIDDAKESEGYATRVTSSEGVYVVPAFVGLGTPYWDSDVRGAVFGLTRGTEKEHFIRATLESLAYQTRDVLSAMEQDSGIEMKTLRVDGGAVKNNFLMQFQGDIIQAPVERPEINETTALGAAYLAGLAVGFFENREQIATQWKKERRFEPSMAKEETDALYGGWQKAIQATMLFK, encoded by the coding sequence ATGGAGAACTACATTTTGTCATTGGATCAGGGAACGACAAGTACACGTGCGATCCTGTTTAATCGTGCTGGTGAGATCGTACATTCAGCGCAACAGGAATTCACGCAGTATTTTCCAAAACCAGGTTGGGTCGAACACAACGCAAACGAGATTTGGGGAAGTGTCCTTGCGGTCGTGGCGACTTGTCTGACGGAAGCAAACATAAAACCGTCGCAGATTGCCGGCATCGGGATCACGAACCAACGTGAAACAGCCGTCGTCTGGGAAAAAGAAACAGGGAAACCGATTCACAATGCAGTCGTGTGGCAATCGAGACAAACGGCTGAAATTTGTGAAGCGCTTCGAGCAGCCGGTCATGCCGAGCTCTTCCGTGAGAAGACAGGTCTATTGATTGATGCTTATTTCTCTGGTACGAAAGTCAAATGGATTTTGGATCATGTCGAAGGAGCACGAGCGCGTGCTGAACGTGGTGAACTATTATTCGGGACGATCGATACGTGGCTCATCTGGAAATTATCTGGCGGAAAAGCACATGTGACCGACTATTCGAATGCGAGTCGTACGTTGATGTACAACATTCATGAATTAAAATGGGATGACGAATTACTCGACATCTTAGACGTCCCGAAAGCGATGCTTCCAGAAGTACGACCTTCTTCTGAAGTGTACGCAGAAACAGCAGGTTATCATTTCTTCGGAGAAGCGGTTCCGATCGCTGGTGCAGCGGGTGATCAACAAGCCGCCTTGTTTGGTCAAGCGTGTTTTGACACAGGAATGGCGAAAAACACATACGGTACAGGCTGCTTCATGTTGATGAACACAGGCGAAGAGGCTGTGAAATCAGATCATGGACTGCTCACAACGATTGCGTGGGGCGTCGATGGTAAAGTTGAGTATGCCTTAGAAGGAAGTATCTTTGTCGCAGGATCCGCAATCCAATGGTTACGAGACGGATTACGCATCATTGATGATGCAAAGGAATCAGAAGGATACGCAACGCGTGTCACGTCATCAGAAGGTGTCTACGTCGTACCGGCATTCGTTGGTCTTGGAACACCTTACTGGGATTCAGACGTTCGTGGTGCAGTCTTCGGTTTGACACGTGGTACGGAAAAAGAACACTTTATCCGCGCAACATTAGAATCACTCGCTTATCAAACACGTGACGTCTTATCTGCGATGGAGCAAGATTCAGGTATCGAGATGAAGACACTTCGTGTTGACGGTGGAGCGGTTAAAAATAACTTCTTAATGCAGTTCCAAGGTGACATCATTCAAGCGCCGGTCGAACGTCCGGAAATCAATGAGACGACGGCATTAGGTGCAGCCTACTTGGCAGGTCTTGCTGTCGGATTCTTTGAAAACCGTGAACAAATTGCTACACAATGGAAAAAAGAACGCCGTTTCGAGCCGAGTATGGCAAAAGAAGAGACGGATGCGCTTTATGGCGGATGGCAAAAAGCTATTCAAGCTACGATGTTGTTCAAATGA
- a CDS encoding glycerol-3-phosphate dehydrogenase/oxidase — MANQPFSSKNRADVYNRLTREELDLLVVGGGITGAGIALDAASRGMKIGLVEMQDFASGTSSRSTKLVHGGLRYLKQFEVQMVAEVGKERAIVYENGPHVTTPEWMLLPMHKGGTFGPFSTSIGLRVYDFLAGVKRSEWRTMLSAKETLAKEPLVKQQGLKGGGYYVEYRTDDARLTIEVMKEAVEHGARVVNYTKAEEIIYDAGKVVGMRVTDLLTGDVHEIRAKKVVNATGPWVDELREKDGSKVGKQLRLTKGVHVVIDQSKFPLKQAVYFDTPDGRMIFAIPRDGKAYVGTTDTFFDKDTAHPKFTVEDQDYVLDAIHYMFPDVKVTAEDIESSWAGVRPLIYEQGKDPSEISRKDEVWQSESGLITIAGGKLTGYRKMGEHVVDLVAKLLKKEENVAYARCSTKNMPMSGGHVGGAKGFAEFLKAQTATNGLTTEEVQFLAKRYGSNLPKVLEYATAYDAATTDLPRSVYAQLHYGIEHEMVARPIDFFIRRTGAVFFDIAWARAHKDAVIEEMKTVLNWTAEQTAAYTKELDIEIEDAAHALVTE; from the coding sequence ATGGCTAACCAACCATTTTCAAGCAAAAACCGTGCAGATGTCTATAATCGATTAACACGTGAAGAACTCGATCTACTTGTCGTAGGTGGCGGGATCACAGGTGCGGGAATCGCCCTCGATGCGGCGTCACGCGGTATGAAGATTGGCCTCGTCGAAATGCAGGATTTCGCATCTGGTACATCTAGTCGTTCAACGAAATTAGTCCATGGTGGTCTACGTTATTTAAAACAATTCGAAGTTCAAATGGTCGCTGAAGTCGGTAAAGAACGTGCGATTGTTTACGAAAACGGCCCACACGTTACGACACCAGAGTGGATGTTACTTCCGATGCATAAGGGCGGTACATTCGGACCGTTCAGTACGTCAATCGGTCTTCGTGTCTATGACTTCTTAGCAGGTGTTAAACGTTCTGAATGGCGTACGATGTTATCTGCAAAAGAAACATTAGCAAAAGAACCACTCGTTAAACAACAAGGTCTTAAAGGTGGCGGTTACTACGTCGAGTACCGCACAGATGACGCTCGTCTAACGATTGAAGTCATGAAAGAAGCAGTCGAACATGGCGCACGTGTCGTCAACTATACAAAAGCAGAAGAAATCATCTACGATGCTGGAAAAGTCGTCGGGATGCGTGTGACAGACCTCTTGACAGGTGACGTGCATGAAATCCGTGCGAAAAAAGTCGTCAACGCGACAGGTCCATGGGTTGATGAATTACGTGAAAAAGATGGCTCGAAAGTCGGGAAACAACTTCGTTTGACAAAAGGTGTCCACGTTGTCATCGATCAATCGAAATTCCCACTCAAACAAGCGGTCTACTTTGATACACCAGACGGTCGTATGATTTTTGCGATTCCACGTGATGGAAAAGCATACGTTGGTACGACAGATACGTTCTTCGATAAAGATACAGCACATCCGAAGTTCACAGTCGAAGATCAAGACTACGTCCTAGACGCGATCCACTATATGTTCCCAGATGTTAAAGTAACAGCGGAAGATATAGAATCAAGCTGGGCTGGTGTACGTCCGTTGATCTATGAACAAGGAAAAGACCCTTCTGAAATCTCTCGTAAAGATGAAGTATGGCAATCTGAGTCAGGTCTCATCACGATTGCTGGTGGGAAATTGACTGGATACCGTAAAATGGGTGAGCACGTCGTTGATCTCGTTGCAAAACTCTTGAAAAAAGAAGAAAATGTTGCGTATGCACGTTGCTCGACGAAAAACATGCCAATGTCGGGTGGACATGTCGGCGGAGCAAAAGGATTTGCTGAATTCCTAAAAGCTCAAACAGCAACGAATGGTCTAACAACAGAGGAAGTTCAATTCTTAGCAAAACGCTACGGTTCGAACCTACCGAAAGTGCTTGAATATGCAACAGCATATGATGCTGCTACGACAGATCTTCCACGTTCTGTCTACGCACAACTTCACTATGGTATCGAACATGAAATGGTCGCTCGTCCGATCGACTTCTTCATCCGGCGTACAGGTGCTGTCTTCTTCGACATCGCTTGGGCTCGTGCTCACAAAGACGCGGTCATCGAAGAAATGAAAACTGTCTTGAACTGGACAGCAGAACAAACAGCTGCTTACACGAAAGAACTCGATATTGAGATCGAAGATGCAGCACACGCGCTTGTAACAGAATAA
- a CDS encoding DsbA family oxidoreductase: protein MKVEVWSDYACPFCYIGKRRLEQAIANEKLDVEVEFKSFELDPDAPAVPTQGLYEILASKYGTTLEQARNMSQGVVDTARQEGLHYEMDRVIPANTFEAHRLTQFAKKHGKMNAVSEALFTAYFMNGEDLNDPAILTRIAVEAGLAEADVTAFLASKELATDVREEEAMAQQLGVRGVPFFVFDRKYAISGAQPVEAFEQVFTKIRQEQTLEIIAEGDACGVDGCN from the coding sequence ATGAAAGTAGAAGTATGGTCGGATTATGCATGTCCGTTTTGTTATATTGGGAAGCGTCGTTTAGAACAAGCAATTGCGAACGAAAAGTTGGATGTTGAGGTCGAATTCAAAAGCTTTGAACTTGACCCAGATGCACCAGCAGTGCCGACGCAAGGGTTATACGAAATTCTTGCTTCGAAATATGGGACGACTCTCGAACAAGCACGGAATATGTCGCAAGGTGTCGTTGATACGGCACGTCAGGAAGGCTTGCACTACGAGATGGATCGTGTCATCCCAGCCAATACATTCGAGGCTCATCGCCTGACTCAATTTGCAAAAAAACATGGTAAGATGAATGCAGTATCGGAAGCTTTGTTCACAGCTTATTTCATGAATGGAGAAGATTTGAATGACCCAGCCATTCTGACGCGGATCGCAGTAGAAGCAGGACTTGCTGAAGCAGATGTCACAGCGTTTCTCGCATCAAAAGAACTGGCGACAGATGTTCGAGAAGAAGAGGCGATGGCACAACAACTTGGTGTTCGTGGTGTACCGTTCTTCGTCTTCGACCGAAAATATGCTATTTCCGGCGCACAACCAGTAGAAGCATTCGAACAAGTCTTCACGAAGATCCGCCAAGAACAAACACTTGAAATCATCGCTGAAGGTGATGCGTGTGGTGTCGACGGCTGTAACTGA
- a CDS encoding lipoate--protein ligase, with amino-acid sequence MKFIFHPEIRDARINLAVEEFILNNLNVNEEDYFLFYINGPSIIVGKNQNTNEEVNLKYVEENGIHVVRRLSGGGAVYHDEGNLNFSFLTKDDGDSFNNYKKFTEPVVQALHKLGVEAELSGRNDIHVGSRKISGNAQFTTKGRMFSHGTLMLDSNIEEVVNALVVSEEKMRSKGIKSVRSRVANISEFLTEPLTMEQFVDHLLASIYEGKEIERYILTEEDWDKVRAISAERYGNWEWNFGKSPKFDVIQKKRFPIGTIDFRLNVKKGIIEEAKIYGDFFGVEDAEEIARALVGTRYDRASLREVLGRYELKKYFGAVELDEVLDVLA; translated from the coding sequence ATGAAATTCATCTTCCATCCTGAGATTCGCGATGCGCGAATCAATCTCGCTGTCGAAGAATTCATCTTGAACAACCTGAACGTCAATGAAGAAGACTATTTCTTGTTTTATATCAACGGTCCATCCATCATCGTCGGAAAAAACCAGAACACGAATGAAGAAGTTAATTTGAAGTATGTCGAGGAAAACGGCATCCACGTCGTCCGTCGTCTTTCCGGCGGTGGCGCTGTTTATCATGATGAAGGAAACTTGAACTTCAGTTTCTTGACGAAAGATGACGGTGATTCGTTCAACAACTATAAAAAGTTCACGGAGCCGGTCGTGCAAGCGCTGCATAAACTCGGTGTCGAAGCGGAATTATCTGGACGAAACGATATTCATGTCGGAAGCCGGAAAATCAGCGGGAATGCCCAGTTCACGACAAAAGGACGGATGTTTAGTCATGGTACGCTGATGCTCGATTCGAACATCGAAGAAGTCGTCAATGCGCTTGTCGTCAGTGAAGAGAAGATGCGTTCCAAAGGCATTAAATCGGTTCGGAGTCGTGTCGCGAACATCTCGGAATTCCTGACAGAACCGTTGACGATGGAACAATTCGTCGATCATCTCCTTGCCTCGATCTATGAAGGGAAAGAGATTGAACGGTATATCTTAACTGAAGAAGACTGGGATAAAGTACGTGCCATCTCGGCAGAACGTTATGGCAACTGGGAATGGAATTTCGGAAAATCACCGAAATTCGATGTCATTCAAAAAAAACGTTTCCCGATCGGAACGATTGACTTCCGATTGAATGTCAAAAAAGGCATCATTGAAGAAGCGAAGATTTACGGTGACTTCTTTGGCGTCGAGGACGCGGAAGAAATCGCACGGGCGCTTGTAGGTACACGTTATGATCGCGCGTCTCTTCGCGAAGTGCTCGGTCGGTACGAATTGAAAAAATATTTCGGCGCCGTCGAACTTGATGAGGTGCTAGACGTTTTAGCGTAA
- a CDS encoding glucose 1-dehydrogenase, whose amino-acid sequence MGYNKDNFLEGSLTDFIDFEQISKQLPKTEDEQPLPYYERDDYKAAGKLEGKVAIVTGGNSGIGRAVSIAYVREGAKVVIAFYGDQEGAEETKARLEELGGEVLLSKGDIGDADYCETLVQKTIDHFGRLDIVVNNASMQKPEDSLKDITDESMEKTFKTNIFGMMRLARAALPHLSLGSAIINTTSSTAYEGNALLIDYSATKGAIVSFTRSLSMNLAKEGIRVNAVAPGPIWTPLITETFPDESVKTFGKNTPMDRPGQPAEMASAYVFLACNDSSYMTGQVLHLNGGVIVNG is encoded by the coding sequence ATGGGCTATAATAAAGATAACTTTTTAGAAGGTTCGTTGACGGACTTTATCGATTTTGAACAGATTTCAAAACAATTACCGAAGACGGAGGACGAACAACCGTTACCTTATTATGAGCGTGATGATTATAAGGCAGCAGGTAAGCTTGAAGGAAAGGTCGCAATCGTCACAGGCGGCAATTCTGGAATTGGTCGTGCTGTCTCGATTGCTTATGTCCGTGAAGGGGCAAAGGTCGTCATTGCTTTCTATGGCGATCAAGAGGGAGCAGAAGAAACGAAGGCGCGTCTTGAAGAATTAGGAGGCGAAGTCCTACTTTCTAAAGGAGATATTGGGGACGCAGACTACTGTGAAACACTTGTTCAAAAAACGATCGACCATTTCGGTCGCTTAGATATCGTCGTCAACAATGCAAGTATGCAAAAACCAGAAGATAGTCTGAAGGATATCACGGATGAGTCGATGGAGAAGACGTTCAAGACAAATATCTTCGGAATGATGCGTCTTGCCCGTGCCGCACTACCGCACCTTTCACTTGGTTCTGCCATCATCAATACAACATCTTCGACAGCATACGAGGGGAACGCATTATTGATCGACTACTCCGCTACTAAAGGAGCAATCGTTAGCTTCACGCGGAGTCTTTCAATGAATCTGGCAAAAGAGGGAATTCGTGTCAACGCCGTCGCGCCTGGTCCGATTTGGACACCACTCATCACGGAGACGTTCCCGGATGAATCAGTCAAGACGTTCGGTAAGAATACACCTATGGATCGCCCAGGGCAACCGGCCGAGATGGCATCTGCTTATGTCTTCCTCGCCTGTAACGATTCAAGTTATATGACAGGACAGGTCCTTCACTTAAATGGTGGTGTCATCGTTAACGGTTAA
- a CDS encoding fatty acid--CoA ligase family protein → MLGLIQSVEETARTHPDTTAYVFEDTQVSYREFVEKFHRAAGALEANGIRKGDHVALILGNSPSFLVAYYAIMKQGAIAIPINPTYTPDEIGYILMNGDVKGILGIAPLVEAAKDRLVHLPNLKIVVSVPYADQEGPNETHQQVTFITLDRWLEIEHPLTDVTNELDDIAVILYTSGTTGKPKGAMLSHRNLTSNARSIGDYLHVSSKDRTLAVLPMFHVFCLTVVINASLAHGASIIIASRFSPQETFELAKKEQVTIFAGVPTMYNFLLQTVKAHPEYATYFESTRLFVSGGASLPVPLLEAFDQTFQCHILEGYGLSEASPVTCFNPVDGVQKPGSIGTSIVDVENKVVDELGQELPDGQVGELIVRGPNVMTGYYKMPEESQATLRDGWLYTGDLARRDEDGYFYIVDRKKDMIIVGGYNVYPREVEEVLYQHPNIIEAAVIGIPDEEMGEAVKAFVVVRETMTEEEARTFCGTSLAKYKCPTQIEFIDRLPRNTTGKILRTVLKKQPTNS, encoded by the coding sequence ATGCTTGGATTGATTCAATCCGTTGAGGAGACAGCTCGAACACATCCGGACACAACGGCGTATGTGTTTGAGGACACGCAAGTCAGCTATCGTGAGTTCGTCGAGAAGTTTCACCGGGCAGCCGGCGCGCTTGAAGCAAATGGAATTCGAAAGGGCGATCATGTTGCGCTTATCTTAGGGAACAGTCCATCCTTCCTAGTCGCGTACTATGCCATCATGAAACAAGGAGCTATTGCAATTCCAATCAATCCTACATACACGCCGGATGAAATCGGGTATATCCTGATGAACGGTGATGTGAAAGGGATTTTAGGCATTGCTCCGCTTGTCGAAGCTGCAAAAGATCGTCTCGTTCATTTACCGAACCTCAAGATTGTCGTCTCTGTTCCCTATGCGGATCAGGAAGGACCAAACGAAACACATCAACAAGTTACGTTCATCACGCTCGATCGCTGGCTCGAAATCGAACATCCATTGACAGACGTGACGAATGAACTGGATGACATCGCCGTCATTCTCTATACAAGTGGGACGACAGGAAAACCAAAAGGTGCGATGTTATCGCATCGTAATCTGACGTCAAATGCGCGCTCAATCGGAGATTATCTACACGTATCAAGTAAAGACCGGACACTTGCCGTATTACCAATGTTCCATGTCTTTTGTTTAACAGTCGTCATCAATGCTTCGCTCGCACATGGAGCCTCAATCATCATTGCTTCACGGTTTTCACCACAAGAGACGTTTGAGTTAGCGAAAAAAGAACAGGTGACGATTTTTGCAGGCGTACCAACGATGTATAATTTCTTACTGCAAACCGTGAAGGCACATCCGGAATACGCGACCTATTTTGAGTCAACCCGTCTATTCGTCTCAGGAGGAGCGAGTCTTCCAGTACCACTCCTTGAAGCGTTTGATCAGACATTCCAGTGTCATATCCTCGAAGGATACGGTTTATCGGAAGCATCGCCCGTCACTTGTTTCAATCCGGTCGATGGTGTTCAGAAACCAGGCTCGATCGGTACATCGATCGTCGATGTTGAAAACAAAGTTGTCGATGAACTCGGACAGGAATTACCAGACGGTCAGGTCGGAGAATTGATTGTTCGTGGACCAAACGTCATGACGGGTTATTACAAGATGCCAGAAGAGTCGCAAGCGACGTTACGCGATGGCTGGTTATATACGGGTGATTTGGCTCGTCGTGATGAAGATGGTTATTTCTATATCGTCGATCGCAAAAAAGATATGATCATCGTCGGTGGCTATAACGTCTACCCACGTGAGGTCGAAGAAGTGCTCTATCAGCATCCAAATATCATTGAAGCCGCTGTTATCGGCATACCGGACGAGGAGATGGGCGAAGCTGTCAAAGCATTCGTCGTTGTCCGTGAGACGATGACAGAAGAGGAGGCGCGGACATTCTGTGGCACATCACTCGCGAAATACAAATGTCCGACACAGATTGAGTTCATCGATCGATTACCTCGTAATACGACCGGAAAGATTTTACGGACCGTGTTGAAGAAGCAACCGACGAATTCATGA
- the mgsA gene encoding methylglyoxal synthase — MNIALIAHDEKKDEMMGFTRAYAAFFKKNTLYATGTTGQRIMEATDLHVHRCKSGPLGGDQEIGALVAQGKIDIVIFLRDPLTAQPHEPDVSALIRLCDVYDLPLATNVGTAEILINGLEQGQFDWKEIIRKRHELEQKKFLDD, encoded by the coding sequence ATGAATATCGCATTGATCGCACATGATGAAAAAAAAGATGAGATGATGGGGTTTACACGAGCTTATGCTGCATTCTTCAAGAAAAATACATTGTATGCGACAGGAACGACCGGGCAACGGATCATGGAAGCGACAGATTTACATGTTCATCGCTGTAAATCTGGACCACTCGGCGGTGATCAAGAAATCGGAGCCCTCGTGGCGCAAGGAAAGATCGATATCGTGATTTTTTTACGCGATCCGCTAACGGCGCAACCGCATGAACCGGACGTCTCCGCACTCATTCGATTATGCGATGTGTACGATCTGCCGCTCGCAACGAATGTCGGAACTGCCGAAATTTTAATCAATGGACTTGAACAAGGACAATTCGATTGGAAGGAAATCATTCGAAAACGTCATGAACTAGAACAAAAAAAGTTTTTAGATGATTAA
- a CDS encoding response regulator transcription factor produces MHTIYLVDDEVNLNRVLVKYLEQEGWQVKSFTSGEAAASAIVEKPDLWILDIMLPDMDGFQLIKRIKAHDETTPVIFISARDEDIDKIIGLEMGSDDYIAKPFLPRELVIRVKKILARTYATPKSGVIQYGDYMIYPEKRIIEENGQEIDLTSKEYDLLILFATQIGTPMSREQILVSVWGDDYFGSDRVVDDLVRRVRKKLSKLELETIYGIGYRLVSA; encoded by the coding sequence ATGCATACAATCTATTTGGTTGATGATGAAGTGAACTTGAATCGTGTACTCGTAAAGTACTTGGAACAAGAAGGTTGGCAGGTTAAATCGTTTACATCTGGTGAGGCAGCTGCTTCTGCGATCGTAGAGAAGCCAGATTTGTGGATTTTAGATATCATGCTACCGGATATGGATGGTTTTCAATTGATTAAGCGAATCAAGGCGCATGATGAAACGACACCCGTCATTTTCATTTCGGCGCGTGATGAGGATATCGATAAGATCATTGGTCTTGAGATGGGATCGGACGATTATATTGCGAAGCCGTTCCTTCCGCGCGAACTGGTCATTCGTGTCAAAAAAATCTTAGCACGTACGTATGCGACACCGAAAAGTGGAGTCATTCAATACGGCGATTATATGATTTATCCTGAGAAACGAATCATCGAGGAGAACGGTCAAGAAATTGATCTAACCTCAAAAGAGTATGATCTACTGATTTTATTTGCGACACAAATCGGGACGCCGATGTCTCGCGAGCAGATTCTCGTCAGTGTCTGGGGTGACGATTATTTCGGTTCGGACCGCGTCGTCGATGATCTTGTCCGTCGTGTCCGTAAAAAATTATCGAAACTGGAACTCGAAACGATCTATGGTATTGGCTATCGCTTGGTGTCTGCATGA
- a CDS encoding sensor histidine kinase, with product MKNRSLGFQIWAMFLLVIVTLSAVILLVIRSSIGNFIDEQVYSTLENSEVFFSKDASVIEMLQDNPIEFDRRKQESRSVNILLLSKNGKLYYGGAPQQLINQMYRDAIDQKTVTAKYTTRLDKEDVYYSIRKMEESGETYYRVSYVWDAYRQELITQLFSKIGFVVIIGSIFTLFIAFWLARRLTHPLVEIERAVGKIAAQKWDTPLPLDRGDEIGRLARSVDAMRMDLEKQDKAQKSLLQNISHDLKTPIMVIRSYAQSISDGIYPDGDLTGSVSVIDEEAERLEKKVAALLYVTKLDYFELDRSTWDNVDIDRMIHLLKNRFSGTKSLEWHVSGEAGIVLGEGEQLRVALENVMDNAIRYAETQIDIRLSGTADQVHIEIENDGPPLDDSSPLFHQFSRGKEGKFGLGLYIVKRIVERHDGTVAIENRPAGNGVGKVCVIFNFPRHFIEQEEKKPEEF from the coding sequence ATGAAAAATCGCAGTCTCGGATTTCAGATTTGGGCGATGTTTCTGCTCGTCATCGTCACATTATCTGCAGTCATTCTCCTTGTCATCCGCTCATCGATCGGAAATTTCATCGATGAACAGGTCTATTCGACGCTTGAGAATAGTGAGGTCTTCTTCTCGAAGGATGCCTCTGTCATCGAGATGCTACAAGATAATCCGATTGAATTCGATCGTCGAAAACAAGAATCTCGATCAGTTAATATCCTATTGCTATCTAAGAACGGAAAACTTTATTACGGTGGGGCACCGCAACAACTGATCAATCAGATGTACCGTGATGCAATTGATCAAAAAACAGTTACGGCAAAGTATACGACGCGTCTTGATAAAGAAGACGTTTATTATAGTATTCGTAAAATGGAAGAGAGCGGCGAAACCTACTATCGTGTCTCTTACGTCTGGGATGCTTATCGACAAGAACTGATTACACAACTGTTTTCAAAAATCGGCTTCGTCGTCATCATCGGTAGTATCTTTACGTTATTCATTGCCTTCTGGTTGGCGCGTCGTCTAACACATCCGCTCGTCGAAATCGAAAGAGCAGTCGGGAAAATCGCGGCTCAAAAGTGGGATACACCACTTCCGCTCGATCGTGGGGATGAAATCGGTCGACTGGCACGGTCTGTCGATGCGATGCGGATGGATCTTGAAAAGCAGGATAAGGCACAAAAATCGTTGCTTCAAAATATTTCACATGATTTGAAGACGCCAATCATGGTCATTCGAAGTTATGCTCAGTCCATTTCAGATGGGATCTATCCAGATGGTGATTTAACCGGCTCCGTATCGGTCATTGATGAGGAAGCGGAACGATTAGAGAAAAAAGTGGCGGCTCTTCTTTACGTCACGAAGCTCGACTATTTCGAGCTCGATCGTTCTACGTGGGATAATGTCGATATCGATCGGATGATACACCTGCTGAAAAATCGTTTTTCTGGAACGAAGTCACTCGAATGGCATGTTAGTGGAGAAGCGGGAATCGTCCTTGGTGAAGGGGAACAATTACGAGTTGCACTCGAAAACGTCATGGACAACGCGATTCGTTATGCTGAAACACAAATTGACATCCGACTGTCTGGGACAGCGGATCAGGTTCATATCGAAATTGAAAATGATGGACCGCCACTTGATGACTCTTCGCCCTTGTTTCATCAATTTTCACGGGGCAAAGAAGGGAAGTTTGGGCTTGGTCTTTACATTGTCAAAAGGATCGTTGAGCGTCATGATGGTACGGTAGCAATTGAGAATCGCCCTGCGGGAAATGGAGTCGGGAAAGTTTGTGTGATTTTTAATTTCCCACGTCACTTTATTGAACAAGAGGAAAAAAAGCCAGAAGAATTTTAA